A DNA window from Candidatus Bodocaedibacter vickermanii contains the following coding sequences:
- a CDS encoding M23 family metallopeptidase, whose amino-acid sequence MNILDTLRNNVFLLGSASGLVLLGLWSLVPSNKVDPVQEKRILQFITENSLELSKTTSATTTVIVPDMPQNFVVSVEPGDTLADILQEKKISKKQSLLIIQALSKYVSPKKIRVNEKISLLIKGNADGTSELLRLSVAKDKRSQVEVIKNKDGYYQAKLLEKELKQLTECVTVPIKGSLFADAAKKKVPYAVIRQLIAAYSYDVDFQRDIKAGDSFSVYFERSVDPDTGEEHISNLLYANLKIKGKNRPVYSFETENGVGFYYADAQSVKKQFMSTPINGARISSGYGPRLHPIHGYTRFHRGLDFAAPKGTPVIAAADGVVTRSSWYGDYGHYIEIQHAGGYSTVYAHLNGYAKHIHPGVRVAQGRTIGYVGTTGSSTGPHLHFELKKNGAQINPKTKSLHNSTNKLAGNDLSKFQKVRREIDEKVNASVKSTKL is encoded by the coding sequence ATGAACATCTTAGACACGTTACGAAACAATGTATTCTTATTAGGATCTGCCAGTGGATTGGTTCTGCTGGGGCTTTGGTCATTGGTGCCATCAAACAAAGTTGATCCTGTGCAAGAAAAGCGAATCTTACAATTTATTACAGAAAATTCTTTAGAATTATCTAAAACGACATCAGCAACGACGACTGTTATTGTTCCGGATATGCCACAAAATTTTGTGGTATCTGTCGAGCCTGGCGATACGTTGGCTGACATTCTACAAGAAAAAAAGATTTCAAAAAAACAATCCTTGCTGATTATTCAAGCACTTTCTAAATATGTTAGCCCTAAAAAAATTCGTGTGAACGAAAAGATTAGTTTACTAATTAAAGGTAACGCTGATGGAACCAGTGAGTTGTTACGATTGTCGGTTGCGAAAGATAAGCGTAGCCAGGTAGAAGTCATCAAGAATAAGGACGGTTACTATCAGGCAAAGTTGTTAGAAAAAGAATTAAAACAACTTACCGAATGTGTGACCGTTCCGATTAAGGGAAGTTTGTTTGCTGATGCGGCTAAAAAGAAAGTTCCCTATGCGGTTATTCGACAATTAATTGCTGCGTATAGTTATGACGTTGACTTTCAACGTGATATTAAAGCGGGAGATTCGTTTTCTGTTTATTTTGAACGAAGTGTAGATCCCGATACTGGTGAAGAACATATTAGCAACCTGTTGTATGCAAATTTAAAAATTAAAGGTAAGAACCGACCTGTATATTCATTTGAAACTGAAAATGGTGTTGGGTTCTACTATGCAGATGCGCAAAGCGTTAAAAAACAATTTATGTCTACTCCGATTAATGGCGCCAGAATTTCTTCTGGATATGGCCCTAGATTACATCCGATACATGGATATACACGGTTCCATCGCGGGTTAGATTTTGCTGCCCCGAAGGGGACTCCGGTAATTGCAGCCGCAGATGGTGTTGTAACGCGATCGTCATGGTATGGTGATTATGGTCATTACATTGAAATTCAACATGCTGGTGGCTATTCAACAGTGTATGCACATTTGAATGGTTATGCAAAACATATTCATCCTGGCGTTCGAGTAGCTCAAGGAAGAACAATTGGGTATGTTGGAACGACTGGATCAAGTACCGGACCGCATTTGCACTTTGAGTTAAAAAAGAATGGTGCGCAGATTAATCCAAAGACTAAATCGCTACATAATTCAACCAATAAACTGGCTGGAAATGATCTGTCGAAATTCCAGAAAGTTCGTCGTGAGATTGATGAAAAAGTCAATGCATCGGTCAAAAGCACAAAGCTTTAA
- a CDS encoding HU family DNA-binding protein, with protein sequence MNTTDLINVVATETGFTKTDTKKLIQTLFQELAKGLKKNEEIRVSGFGTFYQKKRETTQGRNPQTGAPITIPAAIQAKFRPAKELKETINA encoded by the coding sequence ATGAATACAACTGATCTAATTAATGTCGTTGCCACCGAAACGGGATTCACAAAAACTGATACAAAGAAATTAATCCAAACCCTATTTCAAGAACTTGCAAAGGGTCTAAAAAAGAATGAAGAAATTCGAGTAAGTGGATTCGGCACGTTCTATCAAAAGAAACGTGAAACTACCCAAGGACGCAATCCTCAAACTGGAGCGCCCATCACCATCCCAGCAGCAATACAAGCCAAATTTCGCCCAGCAAAAGAATTAAAAGAAACTATCAACGCCTAA
- the tolB gene encoding Tol-Pal system beta propeller repeat protein TolB, producing MRKVLFFCVMSVVFNISTVCGLLKVQVNRGIFSPIPIAVVDFNGDGDLGKNIRQIIANDLGNSGLFKTIPQDAYIQDSESIHKSVRFSDWRLIKIDALVYGTIKESSGKVFVTFRLVDVFAEKQMVALEMHADKADFRKLAHMISNAIYERLTGEKGYFTTKIAYVSEMGRADQRIKRLAVMDCDGENHRDLTSGRTFVMTPRFSPDGNKVAYFSIVNHAGNVFIYDIHEHTTELLGKFKGMSYAPRFSADGKKILFSIAEGMVSHIYEMDLKTREKKQLTKIPSLNTSPYYSPDGQHIAFVSDRSGTPQIYIMDRSGETKGESAKRITFGQGRYYTPVFSPNGQHLAFTKTHGGTFYVGVLRPDGTGERTLAQGFFVEAPTWSPNSQMVMYTRRTPINPRTKTEIARIYSIHISGFNEREMLTPRDATDPEWSASL from the coding sequence ATGAGAAAAGTATTATTTTTCTGTGTAATGTCTGTGGTATTTAACATTTCCACAGTGTGTGGTTTATTAAAAGTTCAAGTGAATCGAGGAATATTTTCCCCTATACCAATCGCTGTAGTTGATTTTAATGGAGATGGCGATTTAGGAAAAAATATTCGCCAGATTATAGCGAACGATTTGGGTAATTCAGGATTATTTAAAACAATCCCTCAGGATGCATATATTCAAGATTCTGAATCGATTCACAAATCAGTTCGATTTTCAGATTGGCGTTTAATTAAAATAGATGCGTTAGTATACGGGACAATTAAAGAGTCTAGCGGCAAGGTGTTTGTTACGTTTAGGCTGGTCGACGTATTTGCTGAAAAGCAAATGGTTGCTTTAGAAATGCATGCTGACAAAGCTGATTTTAGAAAGTTAGCCCATATGATTTCTAACGCAATTTATGAGCGTTTGACAGGAGAAAAAGGGTACTTTACAACCAAAATAGCTTATGTTTCAGAAATGGGTAGGGCTGATCAGCGTATTAAACGTTTGGCTGTAATGGATTGCGACGGGGAGAATCATCGTGATTTAACATCGGGTCGTACATTTGTAATGACACCTCGATTTTCTCCTGACGGAAACAAAGTCGCATATTTTAGTATAGTGAATCATGCGGGTAATGTTTTTATCTATGATATTCACGAACATACCACAGAGTTGCTTGGAAAATTTAAGGGGATGAGTTATGCCCCGCGATTTTCAGCCGATGGAAAGAAAATATTATTTAGTATTGCAGAAGGAATGGTTTCTCATATTTATGAAATGGATTTAAAGACGCGCGAGAAAAAACAGTTAACGAAAATTCCGTCCCTAAATACATCTCCTTATTATTCGCCCGATGGTCAGCATATTGCCTTTGTATCGGATCGTAGTGGTACACCACAGATTTATATTATGGATCGAAGTGGCGAAACCAAAGGAGAGTCGGCAAAGCGTATCACGTTTGGACAAGGGCGATATTATACACCTGTGTTTTCTCCTAATGGACAACATCTGGCGTTTACAAAAACGCATGGGGGAACGTTTTATGTGGGGGTGTTAAGGCCAGATGGCACGGGTGAGCGTACATTGGCGCAGGGCTTTTTCGTGGAAGCCCCCACGTGGTCTCCTAATAGTCAGATGGTGATGTACACACGGCGCACACCGATTAATCCTCGTACAAAAACTGAGATTGCAAGAATTTATTCCATTCATATTTCCGGGTTTAATGAGCGGGAAATGTTAACACCTAGAGATGCAACAGATCCAGAATGGTCTGCAAGTTTGTAG
- a CDS encoding 6-phosphofructokinase produces the protein MKKIGVMTSGGDCSGLNAAIRAVTLRACDLGIQVLGFRQGSIGLLNRDYVNLTPKKVSYEYLMKGGSVLGSINKGNPFQYLTDEGIHIDVTAEIAASYKALELDVIISIGGDGSFSIMHSLMKKFDMNVIGIPKTIDNDLSCTDYAIGYSTSVQVISDCIDKLQTTAESHQRIIVVQVMGRDAGHLAIAGGIAGGADIILIPEVPYSMNVVAAHLKKVFRSQKKFAIVVVSEAIKTVDGSSVMVMDEVNNRPRYDGSAAYIANLIERHTGLETRPVVLGHLQRGGSPNSFDRLLASQLGVYAVDLAVQEKFGQVVVTQNNAIAHVPIEHTINTYNHVNVHGNLIHTARGLGICLGDA, from the coding sequence ATGAAAAAAATTGGTGTGATGACAAGTGGTGGAGACTGTTCTGGTTTAAATGCTGCGATACGTGCCGTTACGTTAAGAGCTTGCGATCTTGGTATTCAAGTCCTTGGATTTCGTCAAGGGTCAATCGGTTTATTAAACAGAGACTATGTTAATCTAACCCCGAAAAAAGTTTCGTATGAATATTTAATGAAGGGTGGGTCAGTTCTTGGCTCCATTAACAAAGGAAATCCTTTTCAATACCTTACCGACGAGGGAATTCACATTGATGTGACCGCTGAAATAGCCGCATCTTATAAAGCATTAGAATTGGATGTGATTATTTCTATAGGTGGAGATGGGAGCTTTTCAATTATGCATTCATTAATGAAGAAATTTGATATGAATGTTATTGGGATTCCAAAAACGATTGATAATGATTTGTCATGTACGGATTATGCTATTGGGTATTCTACCAGTGTACAGGTGATTTCTGATTGCATCGATAAATTGCAAACTACGGCTGAAAGCCATCAGCGCATTATCGTTGTTCAGGTTATGGGGCGTGATGCGGGTCATTTGGCCATTGCTGGCGGTATTGCTGGCGGTGCTGACATTATCTTAATTCCGGAAGTGCCTTATTCAATGAATGTTGTGGCGGCGCATTTGAAAAAGGTATTTCGTTCTCAAAAGAAATTCGCAATAGTTGTGGTGTCAGAAGCTATTAAGACAGTTGACGGATCGTCTGTAATGGTGATGGATGAGGTAAACAATCGTCCGCGTTATGATGGTTCAGCAGCGTATATTGCAAACTTGATTGAGCGGCACACTGGATTGGAAACTAGACCAGTTGTATTGGGTCATTTACAACGCGGAGGAAGCCCAAATTCATTTGATCGATTGTTAGCATCGCAGTTAGGTGTGTATGCAGTTGATTTAGCGGTGCAAGAAAAGTTTGGTCAAGTGGTTGTAACTCAAAACAATGCGATTGCTCACGTCCCCATAGAGCACACTATTAATACATATAACCATGTTAATGTTCATGGTAATTTGATACATACGGCACGAGGTTTAGGCATTTGCTTGGGAGACGCATAA
- the grxC gene encoding glutaredoxin 3, with protein MNNVMYTKPYCPYCVKAAGILDRNNIQYELVDISEDPALVQEMLDRSGGRKTVPQIFINNTHVGGCDDLEALYLSGGLDKL; from the coding sequence ATGAATAACGTAATGTATACAAAGCCGTATTGTCCATATTGTGTAAAGGCTGCGGGTATTTTAGATCGCAACAATATACAGTATGAATTAGTTGATATTTCCGAAGATCCAGCGTTGGTCCAAGAAATGCTGGATCGATCGGGTGGTCGTAAAACCGTACCTCAAATTTTTATTAATAACACGCATGTGGGTGGATGTGATGATTTAGAGGCATTGTATTTATCTGGTGGATTAGATAAACTATAG
- a CDS encoding heme biosynthesis HemY N-terminal domain-containing protein yields the protein MIKSILKLLLFLCIGGVVVFAYQAKGHVDIRWENVSVSMKIGTFVLLILLGTWILFYVFLFVNYLGQLAKNLRQYWRNRHELEGHRYTEEAISALAGGLSEVALKKARKGSELLKESLFAQWVYAVAMNEVGSGLDESVIAGLVKSKSFGLAGYRLRIEQLLKQRDQATAVNEVEAAVERYPNAIWLLQTLFKVYVHQGDVQKAMEIAKKLRQLNHSDADAKMALCYVLQSRMETKLEQKLKCLQLAHELDKTNPIVGIEISRLHIEAGRIKKAQQVIETVWKYSRQPELGHVYLETLTGLNSEEMLAGALKLLEISSASTEGYVVVIKACIQSEFYQKARYYLEKAIQANGGMSYGLFELRADLSKKDAAEKVDYPLWIKQVAAHKRFEGWECAHCKSVSYQWEAECLRCGDVGSYFWKGEHEHENNFFAIKGV from the coding sequence ATGATTAAGTCTATATTGAAATTATTATTGTTCTTGTGTATTGGGGGCGTGGTTGTATTTGCGTATCAAGCAAAAGGTCATGTAGATATTCGTTGGGAAAATGTATCCGTTTCGATGAAAATCGGAACCTTTGTATTGCTGATTTTGTTGGGCACATGGATATTGTTTTATGTGTTTTTGTTTGTAAATTATTTAGGACAGCTAGCAAAAAACTTAAGACAATACTGGAGGAATCGCCATGAACTGGAGGGTCATCGATATACAGAAGAAGCGATTTCTGCTCTTGCTGGAGGGCTTTCAGAAGTTGCTTTGAAGAAGGCTCGCAAGGGCTCAGAGCTATTAAAGGAGTCTCTGTTTGCGCAGTGGGTTTATGCTGTTGCTATGAACGAAGTTGGCAGTGGGTTGGATGAAAGCGTGATTGCGGGGTTGGTTAAGTCTAAAAGTTTTGGCTTGGCTGGATATCGGTTGCGTATTGAACAACTGTTAAAACAGCGAGATCAAGCAACGGCTGTCAATGAAGTTGAAGCTGCTGTTGAGCGATACCCAAATGCTATTTGGTTATTGCAGACTTTGTTCAAGGTTTATGTTCATCAGGGTGATGTTCAAAAGGCAATGGAGATTGCTAAAAAACTTAGACAACTTAATCATTCTGATGCAGATGCAAAAATGGCATTGTGTTATGTGTTGCAAAGTCGTATGGAAACAAAATTGGAACAGAAACTTAAATGTTTGCAATTGGCGCATGAGCTAGACAAAACAAATCCAATTGTGGGAATTGAGATATCTAGATTGCATATAGAAGCAGGACGCATAAAAAAAGCTCAACAGGTGATTGAGACTGTGTGGAAGTATTCTCGTCAACCCGAATTAGGGCATGTTTATCTGGAAACATTAACTGGTCTGAATTCTGAAGAAATGTTGGCGGGAGCCTTAAAATTGCTGGAAATATCAAGCGCTAGCACCGAAGGGTATGTTGTTGTGATTAAGGCATGCATTCAAAGTGAGTTTTATCAAAAGGCTAGATACTATTTAGAAAAAGCTATTCAAGCCAACGGAGGTATGTCCTATGGTTTGTTTGAATTGCGTGCTGATCTTTCTAAAAAGGATGCTGCGGAAAAAGTAGATTATCCACTTTGGATAAAACAAGTTGCTGCGCACAAGCGATTTGAAGGATGGGAGTGTGCACATTGCAAATCTGTTTCATATCAATGGGAAGCTGAGTGTTTGCGATGTGGAGACGTGGGCTCTTATTTTTGGAAGGGTGAACACGAACATGAAAACAATTTTTTTGCAATAAAAGGAGTTTAG
- a CDS encoding PHA/PHB synthase family protein encodes MLNNNFNPFNFWNPSSAPANAHNPFMDPGVLISSMSGALQKIMSDPDKRKDVQKSLQSCTEVLSKYIIKRMGGEFAEPPIALASRDKRFNHDHWESNIFFDIMKQSYLVFSDWFEKTLNDDELDLDPEEKKQLRFYAQQITHSMSPNNFAFLNPSVIEEAQKTGGASVMKGFITMMEDLHKGKDPDMTDMNHFKIGENIALSKGSVVFRNDLIELMQYNPTTQDVFQTPMLIVPPWINKYYVFDLSPEKSMVQWLLDQGRTVFIISWVNPDIAHRYKTIESYILEGPKAAIEVIQKITDVEKVDAMGYCLGGTLLVCVASYFAAVKRSDIASLTLLTTLTDFSDAGDLTAFASEEYVQKIEKLMSDKGYLSGKIMARTFNMMRPSELVWSYVVNNYYMGKDPVPFDFLYWNSDNTNMPEAMHSNLLRFFYQQNRLTQPGRYKVNGEGIDLSNIDLPIYMMSTKDDHIAPWKATYSGVSLMKNAKLQFVLGGSGHVAGVINSPVKEKYGYWLNKNLTASADEWQAGAEEHAGSWWIHWHQWLSGLGGAKVAARSVGSVEYPALSEAPGEYVLKSCE; translated from the coding sequence ATGCTAAATAATAATTTTAATCCATTTAATTTTTGGAATCCGTCGAGTGCTCCGGCAAATGCTCATAATCCATTTATGGACCCGGGTGTTTTAATATCAAGTATGTCTGGGGCTTTGCAGAAAATAATGAGCGATCCAGACAAGCGTAAAGATGTGCAAAAGTCTTTACAAAGCTGTACCGAGGTTTTAAGCAAGTATATAATAAAGCGTATGGGCGGTGAGTTTGCAGAACCACCCATTGCATTGGCATCTAGAGATAAGCGGTTTAACCACGATCACTGGGAATCAAATATTTTTTTCGATATCATGAAGCAGTCGTATTTGGTGTTTTCAGATTGGTTTGAAAAAACGTTGAACGATGACGAGCTTGATTTAGATCCTGAAGAAAAAAAACAACTGCGTTTTTATGCCCAACAAATTACTCATTCCATGTCGCCCAATAACTTTGCATTTCTGAATCCTTCTGTCATAGAGGAGGCGCAAAAAACGGGGGGAGCCAGTGTGATGAAGGGGTTCATTACCATGATGGAGGACTTACACAAAGGTAAAGATCCAGACATGACGGATATGAACCATTTTAAGATTGGGGAAAATATCGCACTTTCAAAAGGGAGCGTTGTCTTTCGGAATGATCTGATCGAGCTGATGCAATATAACCCAACAACCCAAGATGTTTTTCAGACGCCCATGCTAATTGTTCCGCCGTGGATTAATAAATATTATGTGTTTGATTTATCACCTGAAAAATCTATGGTGCAATGGTTGTTGGATCAGGGCAGAACTGTTTTTATTATTTCATGGGTAAATCCAGATATTGCTCACCGATACAAAACGATCGAATCTTATATTTTAGAGGGTCCAAAGGCTGCGATTGAAGTGATACAAAAGATCACCGATGTTGAAAAAGTCGATGCCATGGGGTATTGCCTTGGTGGAACGTTGTTGGTGTGTGTGGCATCTTACTTTGCGGCAGTGAAACGGAGTGATATTGCATCATTAACATTACTTACGACACTAACAGATTTTTCCGATGCGGGTGATTTAACCGCGTTTGCAAGTGAAGAGTATGTTCAGAAAATCGAGAAGTTAATGAGCGACAAAGGATATCTAAGTGGTAAAATAATGGCACGTACATTTAATATGATGCGACCATCGGAATTGGTTTGGTCATACGTTGTGAATAATTATTATATGGGGAAAGACCCCGTACCGTTTGATTTTTTGTATTGGAATTCTGACAATACGAATATGCCAGAAGCAATGCATAGTAATTTGTTGCGTTTTTTCTATCAACAGAATCGATTGACTCAACCAGGAAGATATAAGGTGAATGGTGAGGGTATCGATCTGTCCAACATCGATCTGCCTATTTATATGATGTCAACTAAGGATGATCATATTGCGCCATGGAAGGCGACATATTCCGGTGTATCATTAATGAAAAATGCAAAACTGCAATTTGTATTGGGTGGATCTGGTCATGTGGCGGGAGTTATTAATTCGCCGGTGAAAGAAAAATATGGATATTGGCTGAATAAGAATTTGACGGCATCTGCAGATGAGTGGCAAGCTGGAGCAGAAGAGCATGCCGGTTCGTGGTGGATTCATTGGCACCAATGGTTATCAGGGCTAGGCGGGGCAAAAGTTGCTGCACGATCTGTAGGATCGGTTGAATATCCAGCATTAAGCGAAGCACCTGGGGAGTATGTTCTAAAATCGTGCGAATAA
- the recJ gene encoding single-stranded-DNA-specific exonuclease RecJ — translation MMPEKSTANKKSVLGNLWVQSKVDEAISKQLKNQADYPQIICDLIASRDIDLHTVSHFLNPTLKHFLPDPFLLKDMKQGVDRIIDAVTHNQKITVYGDYDVDGATSTALLIRFFRMLGVDIEFYIPDRQIEGYGPNTKAFEHLASSGTHLIITVDCGTLSFEPIAVAKKMGTDVVVIDHHAGTSTHPECVALINPNRLDETSPLKHLAAVGISFMVCVAVTQSLREQGYFNDKPTPDLISLLDIVALGTVCDVVSLTGLNRAFVAQGLKVLSQSKNKGLAYLINLLNIDRNQLSPYHFGFVIGPRINAGGRIGTSTLGTILLSSEDDQVVASAAEQLNSLNEERKLLQESTLLDADLQVNPNNPIIVVSSPEWHQGVIGIVAGKLKDKYHKPTFVIAVDPVTQEGKASARSIPGFDIGHSIHLAHEHNVILQGGGHPMAGGFSLKHSQIDDFITFMSTHVSSVVSAEHFLPKRTFDGHLTLNSLTISLHDLIEQIGPFGSGNPTPKFLFQNVHLKKIVVMQEKHIRCFLEDPISGKAAEALIFNAFQSAIGDFLVKHQYKHIDILGTLKKDSWQDRITLKIWIEDARASS, via the coding sequence ATGATGCCAGAAAAATCTACAGCCAACAAAAAATCTGTATTGGGAAATCTTTGGGTTCAATCCAAGGTGGATGAAGCTATATCTAAACAGCTTAAAAATCAGGCTGACTATCCCCAAATAATATGTGATTTAATTGCCTCCCGCGATATTGATTTACACACTGTTTCTCATTTCTTAAATCCAACACTAAAACATTTTCTGCCTGATCCATTTCTATTGAAAGACATGAAACAAGGGGTTGATCGCATTATCGATGCCGTCACTCACAATCAAAAAATTACTGTTTATGGTGATTATGATGTTGATGGAGCAACCTCTACCGCACTATTGATTCGATTCTTTAGAATGCTGGGTGTTGATATTGAATTTTATATTCCTGATCGTCAAATCGAAGGATATGGCCCCAACACAAAGGCCTTTGAACACCTGGCTTCATCTGGTACACACCTCATTATTACCGTTGATTGTGGAACACTATCCTTTGAACCGATTGCCGTTGCAAAAAAAATGGGAACAGATGTTGTGGTTATTGATCACCACGCCGGAACATCAACGCATCCAGAATGTGTTGCTCTAATAAATCCAAATCGATTAGATGAAACAAGTCCGCTGAAACATCTTGCAGCAGTTGGAATCAGTTTTATGGTATGCGTTGCTGTAACTCAATCATTGCGGGAACAAGGTTATTTCAACGACAAGCCTACCCCTGACCTCATTTCATTGTTGGACATCGTTGCTCTTGGCACTGTATGTGATGTTGTTTCACTGACGGGATTAAATCGCGCCTTTGTTGCACAGGGATTAAAAGTACTTAGTCAATCAAAAAACAAGGGGTTAGCCTATTTAATAAACCTTTTGAACATCGATAGAAATCAGTTGAGCCCTTATCACTTTGGCTTTGTAATTGGTCCCCGAATTAATGCAGGCGGACGTATTGGCACTTCAACCCTTGGCACCATCTTATTGTCCAGCGAAGACGATCAAGTCGTCGCATCTGCCGCAGAGCAACTAAACTCTCTTAACGAGGAGCGCAAGCTGTTACAAGAATCCACACTATTAGACGCTGACTTGCAAGTCAATCCCAACAACCCAATCATTGTTGTCAGCAGCCCAGAGTGGCATCAAGGTGTGATTGGAATTGTCGCAGGAAAACTAAAAGACAAATATCATAAGCCCACTTTTGTCATTGCTGTTGATCCAGTCACTCAAGAGGGGAAGGCCTCAGCCAGATCCATACCAGGATTCGATATCGGCCACAGCATTCACCTTGCCCACGAACACAATGTGATTCTTCAGGGTGGGGGGCATCCAATGGCGGGGGGATTCAGTTTAAAGCATTCTCAAATTGATGATTTTATAACGTTTATGAGCACTCATGTATCTTCAGTTGTATCGGCAGAACACTTTTTACCCAAGCGTACGTTTGACGGGCACCTTACCCTCAACAGCTTGACTATATCGCTACATGATCTTATTGAGCAAATAGGTCCTTTCGGATCTGGCAATCCAACACCCAAGTTTCTATTTCAAAATGTACACCTAAAAAAAATTGTCGTGATGCAAGAAAAACACATTCGATGTTTTCTAGAAGATCCCATTTCTGGCAAAGCTGCAGAAGCTTTAATTTTTAATGCATTTCAATCCGCCATCGGCGACTTTCTAGTAAAACACCAATACAAACATATCGATATTTTAGGAACTCTAAAAAAAGATTCCTGGCAGGATCGCATCACTCTAAAAATATGGATTGAAGA